One Flagellimonas sp. CMM7 genomic region harbors:
- a CDS encoding acyl-CoA dehydrogenase family protein: MDFTLSEEQLMIQQAAKDFAQNELLPGIIERDDAQKFPTEQVKKMGELGFLGMMVNEEYGGSGLDTLSYVLVMEELSKVDASASVVVSVNNSLVCWGLETFGSEAQKKKYLTRLASGEIIGAFCLSEPEAGSDATSQKTTAIDKGDHYVVNGTKNWITNGSTAEVYLVIAQTDVEKGHKGINALIVEKGMDGFEIGPKENKLGIRGSDTHSLLFNDVKVPKENRIGEDGFGFKFAMKTLAGGRIGIAAQALGIAAGAYELAKKYSKERKAFGTEIANHQAIAFKLADMHTKIQAARHLVYQAACDKDNGNDYTLSGAMAKLYASEVAMETAVEAVQIHGGNGFVKDYHVERMMRDAKITQIYEGTSEIQKVVISRSILKD; this comes from the coding sequence ATGGACTTTACACTTTCTGAAGAACAGTTAATGATACAGCAAGCGGCAAAAGATTTTGCCCAAAATGAATTGTTGCCCGGGATAATAGAACGCGATGATGCGCAAAAATTTCCCACAGAGCAAGTGAAAAAAATGGGAGAACTGGGCTTTTTAGGGATGATGGTCAATGAAGAGTATGGTGGTAGTGGACTTGATACTCTTTCATATGTTTTGGTCATGGAAGAACTATCTAAAGTTGATGCGTCAGCTTCAGTAGTAGTTTCTGTGAACAATTCCTTAGTATGTTGGGGATTGGAAACTTTTGGTTCTGAAGCTCAAAAGAAAAAATATTTGACTCGCTTGGCATCAGGAGAAATTATAGGGGCTTTTTGTCTTTCTGAACCTGAAGCGGGCAGTGATGCAACCTCGCAAAAAACTACCGCTATAGATAAAGGTGACCATTATGTTGTTAATGGAACCAAAAACTGGATTACAAACGGTAGTACTGCAGAAGTTTATTTGGTTATAGCACAAACAGATGTGGAAAAAGGACATAAGGGAATAAACGCCTTAATTGTTGAAAAAGGAATGGATGGCTTTGAAATTGGTCCTAAGGAAAATAAACTGGGTATTAGAGGTAGTGATACACACTCTCTATTATTCAATGATGTTAAAGTACCTAAAGAAAATCGTATTGGTGAGGATGGTTTCGGGTTTAAATTTGCCATGAAAACCCTTGCCGGTGGTAGAATAGGCATTGCTGCACAAGCACTTGGAATAGCAGCTGGAGCATATGAACTTGCCAAAAAATATTCAAAGGAACGTAAAGCCTTCGGAACAGAAATTGCAAATCATCAAGCCATAGCATTTAAATTGGCCGATATGCATACCAAAATTCAAGCAGCTCGCCATTTGGTTTATCAAGCTGCCTGTGACAAGGATAATGGAAATGACTACACGCTTTCCGGTGCCATGGCCAAACTCTATGCTTCCGAAGTTGCTATGGAAACCGCCGTTGAAGCTGTCCAAATACATGGCGGTAACGGTTTTGTTAAGGATTATCATGTGGAAAGAATGATGCGCGACGCAAAAATCACCCAGATTTATGAAGGTACTTCAGAAATTCAAAAAGTTGTGATTTCCAGAAGCATATTGAAAGATTAG
- the gltB gene encoding glutamate synthase large subunit, translating into MTLEKQGLYLPEFEHDNCGAGFICSLKGKKSNDIIHKALEILDKLEHRGAVSSDGKTGDGAGILIDIPHDFFTEVCKFDLPEAGDYAVSNVFLPQKDNQRDFCVSTFEENIKNQGLQLLGWRDAPVNRSIPGRIAAETEPFVKQVFVGKGDSVDDFQFNLKLFIARKITEHAIIKSKLSQSQFFYLPSLSTKIIIFKGLLVPHDISRYYEDLLDPRVVTRLALVHQRFSTNTFPTWDLAQPFRYMCHNGEINTLRGNVSRMRSREELLKSDWFGEDIKKILPVVLPRKSDSASMDMVVELLLMTGRSLPEVMMMLVPEAWEKNTEMSESKRAFYEYNSCVMEPWDGPASIPFTDGNYIGAVLDRNGLRPSRYSVTKKGYVIMSSETGVVQLEPEDIEFHGRLEPGKMFLVNMEEGRIINDEEVKEAIAKKHPYKKWLKSNLVHLKDIPYNDCPVFYGEFPIETRRAAFGYTLEDINTIVLPMAKYAKEPIGSMGSDTPIAVLSERPQLIYNYFKQLFAQVTNPPLDGIREELITDISLTLGSDQNIFNISEYHCRKLKIQNPVISKEDLDKIKNYDASPDYKVVSISVLYEIDKGHNGLEEALNSILDQASLAIDEGANIIILSDRMISTEMAAIPALLACSFVNSGLSKLGKRSKLSIIIESAEPREVHHFALLFGFGASAINPYLVNEIIGEQIQENDITEYTFDEAIKNYNKAIGKGILKVMNKIGISTLNSYRGSQLFECIGINTKVVDKYFPNTPTRIQGIGLYEIEKEIAKRHKKAFKTQELAANLDIEIGGEYRWRRDGEKHMFNPLSIAKLQKSVRNNEPDTYKEYSKLVNEQSKNLMTIRGLFEFSNYDPIPIEEVEPWTEIVKRFKTGAMSYGSISKEAHENLAIAMNRIGGKSNSGEGGEDSARFYKNQTGDWRNSAIKQVASGRFGVTSNYLTNAKEIQIKMAQGAKPGEGGQLPGPKVNPEIAKTRNSTPYVGLISPPPHHDIYSIEDLSQLIYDLKSANREARVNVKLVSEVGVGTVAAGVSKAKADVILISGFDGGTGASPLTSLKHAGLPWELGIAEAQQTLVLNDLRNRIVLECDGQLKTGRDVAIACLLGAEEFGFATAPLVASGCIMMRVCHLNTCPVGIATQNPELRKKFKGKPEHVVNYMYFVAQELREIMAKLGFRTIDEMVGQVQKLDRKKAIEHYKVAGIDLSPILYQVDVPEGTKFHNTQKQVHSIEKSVEFDIIAQAHPALFRKEKISLDFPIYNTDRAVGAIISNEISKIYGADGLPENTLKLNFTGSAGQSFGAFATKGLTMAVNGNTNDYLGKGLSGAKLIIKVPYTSTLKPEENIITGNVTLYGATAGEAYINGKAGERFCVRNSGAKAVVEGIGDHGCEYMTGGVAVILGAVGRNFGAGMSGGIAYVFDKDSSFEKRCNGETLNLLSVEEDNDVKQLKELIENHYNATLSPLAQDILENWEECLPKFVKVFPEEYRQALIRLEKEKVQTL; encoded by the coding sequence ATGACGTTAGAGAAACAGGGATTATATCTACCAGAATTTGAGCATGATAACTGTGGTGCAGGTTTCATTTGTAGCCTAAAGGGAAAAAAGTCCAATGATATTATTCATAAGGCTTTAGAGATATTAGATAAACTAGAACATAGAGGTGCCGTAAGTTCAGATGGTAAAACTGGTGATGGCGCCGGCATTCTAATTGATATTCCCCATGACTTTTTTACCGAAGTATGTAAGTTCGATTTACCAGAAGCTGGTGATTATGCCGTAAGCAATGTTTTTCTGCCACAAAAAGATAACCAACGAGATTTCTGTGTTTCAACCTTTGAAGAAAACATTAAAAATCAAGGATTACAATTATTGGGATGGCGAGATGCTCCAGTAAACCGCTCCATACCCGGAAGAATTGCAGCCGAAACAGAACCGTTTGTAAAGCAGGTATTTGTTGGAAAAGGTGATTCTGTAGATGATTTTCAATTCAATTTGAAGCTTTTTATCGCAAGAAAGATTACAGAACATGCCATCATCAAAAGTAAGCTTTCACAGAGTCAATTCTTTTACCTACCAAGCCTTTCCACCAAGATTATCATTTTTAAAGGGCTATTGGTCCCTCATGACATAAGCAGATATTACGAAGACCTTCTAGACCCTAGAGTGGTTACCCGTTTAGCACTAGTTCACCAACGCTTTTCTACAAACACATTTCCAACTTGGGATTTAGCGCAGCCTTTCCGTTATATGTGCCATAACGGAGAAATAAATACCCTTAGAGGAAATGTATCTAGAATGCGTTCCAGAGAAGAACTATTAAAAAGTGATTGGTTCGGTGAGGATATCAAAAAGATACTTCCGGTAGTTTTACCTAGAAAATCAGATTCTGCCAGTATGGACATGGTTGTAGAATTGCTATTAATGACTGGTCGTTCCCTTCCGGAAGTCATGATGATGCTGGTCCCAGAAGCTTGGGAGAAAAACACGGAAATGTCAGAATCAAAGAGGGCATTTTACGAATATAACTCATGTGTAATGGAACCGTGGGACGGACCTGCTTCAATTCCATTTACTGATGGCAATTATATAGGTGCTGTTTTAGATAGAAATGGATTGCGCCCGTCTAGATATTCGGTCACCAAAAAAGGGTATGTAATCATGTCCTCCGAAACCGGGGTTGTTCAGTTGGAGCCAGAAGATATTGAATTTCATGGACGACTGGAGCCAGGAAAAATGTTCTTGGTAAATATGGAAGAAGGCCGCATAATCAATGATGAAGAAGTTAAAGAAGCCATTGCCAAAAAGCATCCTTATAAAAAATGGTTGAAAAGCAATCTTGTTCATCTAAAGGATATTCCTTATAATGATTGTCCTGTTTTTTATGGAGAGTTCCCTATTGAAACCCGAAGAGCTGCTTTTGGTTATACCTTAGAAGATATTAATACTATTGTTTTGCCAATGGCAAAATATGCCAAGGAACCTATTGGATCTATGGGTTCAGATACCCCTATTGCAGTATTGTCTGAGCGCCCACAACTCATATACAATTACTTTAAACAGTTATTTGCACAGGTAACCAATCCGCCTTTGGACGGAATTAGGGAAGAATTAATTACCGATATTAGCCTAACACTAGGTAGTGATCAAAATATTTTTAACATATCAGAATATCACTGTAGAAAACTAAAGATTCAAAATCCCGTCATCTCCAAAGAGGATTTGGACAAAATCAAAAACTACGATGCAAGTCCAGATTACAAAGTAGTCTCCATTTCTGTTCTTTATGAAATTGACAAAGGCCACAATGGACTGGAAGAAGCTCTAAATTCTATTTTGGATCAAGCTTCATTGGCTATAGATGAAGGAGCCAACATTATTATTCTTTCAGATAGGATGATAAGTACCGAAATGGCAGCAATACCTGCATTGCTGGCTTGTTCATTCGTAAATAGTGGGCTTAGCAAACTAGGAAAACGTTCTAAACTCAGTATCATTATTGAATCTGCGGAACCAAGAGAAGTACATCATTTTGCGTTGCTCTTCGGTTTTGGTGCAAGTGCCATAAACCCTTATTTGGTCAATGAGATCATTGGGGAACAAATTCAAGAGAATGATATTACCGAATACACTTTTGATGAGGCTATAAAAAACTACAACAAGGCCATTGGAAAAGGAATATTAAAAGTGATGAATAAAATTGGAATCTCAACTTTGAATTCATACAGAGGTTCCCAATTATTCGAATGCATAGGTATAAATACCAAAGTGGTAGACAAATACTTTCCCAATACGCCAACCCGTATTCAAGGAATAGGTTTGTATGAAATTGAAAAGGAGATAGCAAAACGCCACAAAAAAGCATTCAAAACTCAGGAGTTAGCAGCCAATCTTGATATTGAGATTGGCGGAGAGTATCGTTGGAGAAGGGATGGTGAAAAACATATGTTCAATCCATTAAGTATTGCCAAACTTCAAAAATCGGTGCGCAATAACGAGCCGGATACGTATAAAGAGTATTCCAAATTGGTTAATGAGCAATCAAAAAACTTGATGACCATCCGCGGGTTGTTTGAATTTTCAAACTATGACCCAATTCCTATTGAGGAAGTAGAACCATGGACCGAAATTGTAAAAAGGTTTAAGACCGGTGCCATGTCCTATGGAAGCATAAGCAAGGAAGCCCATGAAAATTTAGCGATTGCCATGAACCGAATTGGTGGAAAAAGCAACTCTGGTGAAGGTGGAGAAGATTCGGCTCGTTTTTATAAAAATCAAACAGGCGACTGGAGGAACAGCGCCATAAAACAAGTTGCTTCAGGTAGGTTTGGAGTTACCTCCAACTATCTGACCAATGCTAAAGAAATTCAGATTAAAATGGCCCAAGGGGCTAAACCAGGAGAAGGAGGTCAACTCCCAGGTCCAAAGGTGAATCCTGAAATAGCAAAAACGAGAAATTCCACCCCATATGTTGGTTTAATTTCCCCACCGCCACATCATGATATTTATTCCATTGAAGATTTGTCCCAATTAATTTACGATTTAAAATCTGCCAACAGAGAGGCAAGGGTTAATGTAAAATTAGTATCTGAAGTTGGCGTAGGCACCGTTGCGGCCGGAGTTTCAAAAGCAAAAGCGGATGTTATTCTTATATCTGGATTTGATGGAGGCACAGGAGCATCTCCTCTTACATCATTAAAACATGCGGGACTTCCATGGGAATTGGGAATTGCCGAAGCGCAACAGACTTTGGTTTTGAACGATTTAAGAAACCGTATAGTTCTAGAATGTGACGGACAGCTAAAAACGGGAAGAGATGTTGCCATAGCTTGTCTTTTAGGGGCAGAAGAATTCGGTTTTGCTACGGCGCCTTTGGTCGCTTCAGGGTGTATCATGATGCGTGTATGCCATCTAAACACCTGCCCGGTGGGCATCGCTACCCAAAATCCAGAGCTTCGTAAAAAATTCAAAGGCAAACCAGAGCACGTAGTCAACTACATGTATTTTGTTGCCCAAGAATTAAGAGAGATTATGGCCAAACTCGGCTTCAGGACTATTGATGAAATGGTTGGTCAAGTACAAAAGTTAGATAGGAAAAAGGCGATTGAACACTACAAGGTTGCTGGTATTGATTTAAGTCCTATCCTTTATCAAGTGGATGTTCCTGAAGGAACCAAATTCCATAATACTCAGAAGCAAGTTCATAGCATTGAAAAATCCGTGGAATTTGATATCATAGCCCAAGCACATCCCGCTTTGTTCAGAAAAGAAAAGATTTCGTTGGATTTCCCAATTTACAATACAGATCGTGCTGTTGGAGCCATCATCAGTAATGAAATTTCAAAAATTTATGGTGCGGACGGTCTACCTGAAAACACATTAAAACTCAATTTTACTGGCTCGGCCGGGCAGAGTTTTGGCGCTTTTGCAACAAAAGGGCTTACCATGGCAGTAAACGGAAACACCAATGATTACCTGGGAAAAGGACTTTCAGGAGCAAAACTAATCATTAAAGTACCCTATACATCTACACTGAAACCTGAGGAAAATATTATAACCGGAAATGTCACTTTATACGGAGCTACCGCAGGAGAAGCTTATATTAATGGTAAAGCTGGTGAACGCTTCTGTGTGAGAAATTCAGGAGCCAAAGCCGTAGTAGAAGGTATTGGTGATCATGGATGTGAATATATGACAGGAGGAGTTGCGGTAATTTTAGGGGCTGTTGGAAGAAATTTTGGAGCAGGAATGAGTGGCGGAATTGCTTATGTTTTTGACAAAGACAGCTCTTTTGAGAAAAGATGTAATGGCGAGACGCTGAATTTATTATCTGTTGAAGAAGACAATGATGTCAAACAATTGAAAGAACTCATTGAAAACCACTACAATGCTACATTGAGTCCTTTAGCCCAAGACATTCTTGAAAATTGGGAAGAATGTTTACCAAAATTCGTGAAAGTTTTTCCCGAAGAATACCGTCAAGCATTAATACGATTAGAAAAAGAAAAAGTACAAACCTTATAA